A portion of the Malania oleifera isolate guangnan ecotype guangnan chromosome 3, ASM2987363v1, whole genome shotgun sequence genome contains these proteins:
- the LOC131150182 gene encoding glycine dehydrogenase (decarboxylating), mitochondrial isoform X2, with translation MERARRLANRAILRRLVSEAKQTRQNNESLVNSSPASYAASRYVSTLSPSVHLGKSGRSDVLVGRNVKYNGGFGVGSQIRSISVEALKPSDTFPRRHNSLTPEEQSKMAGFCGFESLDALIDATVPKSIRIESIKFPKFDEGLTETQMIEHMNKLASKNKVYKSFIGMGYYNTYVPYVVLRNIMENPAWYTQYTPYQAEISQGRLESLLNFQTMITDLTGLPMSNASLLDEGTAAAEAMSMCNNIQKGKKKTFVIANNCHPQTIDICKTRAGGFDLKVVTADLKDFDYKSGDVCGVLVQYPGTEGEILDYGEFIKKAHANGVKVVMASDLLALTMLKPPGELGADIVVGSAQRFGVPMGYGGPHAAFLATSQEYKRMMPGRIIGVSVDSSGKPALRMAMQTREQHIRRDKATSNICTAQALLANMAAMYAVYHGPEGLKTIAQRVHGLAGTFALGLRRLGTVEVQGLPFFDTVKVSCADSHAVANAAEESEINLRVVDPKTVTVSFDETTTLEDVDKLFKVFACGKPVTFTAASLAPEVQNAIPSGLTRKSSFLTHPIFNMYHTEHELLRYIHRLQAKDLSLCHSMIPLGSCTMKLNATAEMMPVTWPTFADIHPFAPFEQAQGYQEMFKDLGELLCTITGFDSFSLQPNAGAAGEYAGLMVIRAYHMARGDHHRNVCIIPVSAHGTNPASAAMCGMKIVSVGTDAKGNINIEELRKAAEANKDNLSALMVTYPSTHGVYEEGIDEICKIIHDNGGQVYMDGANMNAQVGLTSPGWIGADVCHLNLHKTFCIPHGGGGPGMGPIGVKKHLAPFLPSHPVVPTGGIPAPDKLQPLGSISAAPWGSALILPISYTYIAMMGSKGLTDASKIAILNANYMAKRLEDHYPILFRGVNGTVAHEFIVDLRGFKNAAGIEPEDVAKRLMDYGFHGPTMSWPVPGTLMIEPTESESKAELDRFCDALISIREEIAQIESGKADIHNNVLKGAPHPPSLIMGDVWTKPYSREYAAFPASWLRAFKFWPTTERVNNVYGDRNLICTLLPAAQVVEEQAAATA, from the exons ATGGAACGAGCTCGGCGGCTCGCCAACCGGGCAATCCTCAGACGTTTGGTTTCTGAGGCTAAGCAGACTCGCCAGAATAATGAATCTTTGGTGAATTCTTCGCCAGCATCGTATGCGGCTTCGAGGTATGTCTCTACACTGTCTCCTTCGGTTCATTTGGGAAAAAGTGGTAGATCAGATGTTTTAGTAGGGAGAAATGTGAAATACAATGGTGGTTTTGGTGTTGGGTCTCAAATTCGATCCATATCGGTTGAAGCATTGAAACCCAGTGATACTTTTCCCCGCCGCCATAATTCGTTAACCCCAGAAGAACAATCTAAAATGGCTGGATTTTGTGGGTTTGAGAGTCTTGATGCGCTTATTGATGCCACGGTGCCTAAATCAATTCGAATTGAGTCAATTAAGTTTCCTAAGTTTGATGAAGGATTGACAGAGACTCAAATGATTGAGCATATGAATAAACTAGCTTCTAAGAATAAGGTGTATAAGTCGTTTATTGGGATGGGATATTATAACACCTATGTTCCATATGTAGTTTTGAGGAATATTATGGAGAATCCAGCTTGGTATACCCAGTACACTCCGTACCAGGCTGAGATTTCGCAGGGTCGACTCGAGTCTCTGCTCAACTTTCAAACCATGATTACAGATCTTACTGGCCTGCCCATGTCCAACGCATCCTTACTTGATGAAGGCACTGCTGCCGCAGAGGCAATGTCCATGTGTAATAACATTCAAAAGGGGAAAAAGAAAACTTTTGTTATTGCCAACAACTGCCACCCACAGACAATTGATATATGTAAGACGAGAGCCGGAGGTTTTGATCTGAAAGTAGTTACTGCTGATCTTAAGGATTTTGATTACAAATCCGGTGATGTTTGTGGTGTCCTGGTTCAGTATCCGGGCACTGAGGGTGAGATATTGGATTATGGGGAGTTCATAAAGAAAGCTCATGCTAATGGGGTCAAGGTTGTAATGGCAAGTGATCTCTTGGCATTGACTATGTTGAAGCCTCCTGGTGAATTAGGAGCGGATATTGTTGTAGGCTCAGCTCAGAGATTTGGGGTTCCTATGGGGTATGGAGGCCCTCATGCTGCTTTCCTTGCCACCTCCCAAGAGTATAAGCGGATGATGCCAGGAAGAATTATCGGTGTCAGCGTTGATTCATCAGGAAAGCCTGCCCTGCGAATGGCAATGCAGACTAGAGAGCAACACATAAGGAGGGATAAGGCGACCAGCAACATCTGCACTGCTCAG GCATTACTTGCAAACATGGCTGCTATGTATGCTGTTTATCATGGACCCGAGGGCCTTAAAACCATAGCCCAGCGGGTCCATGGTCTTGCTGGAACATTTGCACTTGGACTGAGGAGACTTGGTACAGTGGAAGTTCAGGGCCTTCCCTTCTTTGACACTGTGAAAGTCAGTTGTGCTGATTCACATGCTGTTGCTAATGCTGCTGAGGAGAGTGAGATAAATTTGCGGGTTGTGGATCCAAAGACT GTTACCGTTTCATTTGATGAAACTACCACCCTAGAGGATGTGGACAAACTTTTCAAGGTTTTCGCATGTGGAAAGCCT GTCACATTTACTGCTGCATCCCTTGCACCAGAAGTACAGAATGCGATCCCATCTGGGTTGACAAGGAAGAGCTCATTTCTAACTCACCCAATCTTTAACAT GTACCATACAGAGCACGAATTGCTTAGATACATTCATAGGTTACAAGCAAAAGATCTTTCATTATGCCACAGCATGATTCCTCTGGGATCCTGTACCATGAAGTTAAATGCTACAGCAGAGATGATGCCAGTGACATGGCCTACATTTGCAGATATTCATCCTTTTGCCCCTTTTGAGCAAGCTCAGGGCTATCAG GAAATGTTTAAAGATTTAGGTGAACTACTATGCACCATCACTGGATTTGATTCGTTCTCTTTGCAACCCAATGCTGGTGCTGCTGGTGAATATGCTGGGCTGATGGTTATCCGAGCATATCATATG GCAAGAGGAGACCATCACCGCAATGTGTGCATAATTCCTGTTTCAGCGCATGGGACAAATCCTGCGAGTGCTGCTATGTGTGGAATGAAAATTGTTTCTGTTGGAACTGATGCTAAGGGAAACATTAACATTGAAGAGTTAAGAAAGGCTGCTGAAGCAAACAAGGACAACCTCTCTGCTCTTATG GTCACATATCCTTCCACTCATGGAGTCTATGAAGAAGGAATTGACGAGATATGCAAGATTATTCATGACAATGGTGGTCAAGTTTATATGGATGGAGCGAACATGAATGCACAG GTAGGTCTGACAAGCCCAGGCTGGATTGGTGCTGATGTTTGCCATCTCAATCTCCATAAGACATTTTGTATTCCACATGGTGGAGGTGGTCCTGGCATGGGTCCTATTGGTGTAAAGAAACACTTGGCACCATTTCTGCCATCACATCCTGTG GTACCCACCGGTGGTATACCAGCCCCAGACAAGCTTCAACCACTTGGTAGCATATCTGCTGCTCCATGGGGCTCTGCACTTATATTGCCgatatcatatacttatatagcAATGATGGGGTCTAAGGGACTCACAGATGCATCAAAGATAGCTATTTTGAATGCAAACTATATGGCCAAACGGTTGGAG GATCACTACCCCATTCTTTTCCGAGGTGTCAATGGAACAGTTGCCCATGAGTTCATTGTTGACTTAAGAGGCTTCAAG AACGCTGCTGGGATAGAGCCTGAAGATGTTGCCAAACGTCTAATGGACTATGGGTTTCATGGACCAACAATGTCTTGGCCAGTTCCTGGGACACTCATGATTGAACCCACTGAAAGTGAGAGCAAG GCAGAGTTAGACAGATTTTGTGATGCTCTCATTTCCATTAGAGAAGAAATAGCACAGATTGAGAGCGGAAAAGCTGACATTCACAACAATGTTCTCAAG GGAGCTCCTCATCCTCCATCCCTGATTATGGGAGATGTGTGGACGAAACCATACTCTCGGGAATATGCAGCATTCCCCGCCTCCTGGCTGCGAGCTTTTAAGTTCTGGCCTACTACAG AACGTGTCAACAATGTGTATGGTGACCGCAACCTCATCTGCACCCTCCTCCCAGCAGCACAGGTCGTGGAAGAACAAGCTGCAGCAACAGCTTAG
- the LOC131150182 gene encoding glycine dehydrogenase (decarboxylating), mitochondrial isoform X1 has protein sequence MERARRLANRAILRRLVSEAKQTRQNNESLVNSSPASYAASRYVSTLSPSVHLGKSGRSDVLVGRNVKYNGGFGVGSQIRSISVEALKPSDTFPRRHNSLTPEEQSKMAGFCGFESLDALIDATVPKSIRIESIKFPKFDEGLTETQMIEHMNKLASKNKVYKSFIGMGYYNTYVPYVVLRNIMENPAWYTQYTPYQAEISQGRLESLLNFQTMITDLTGLPMSNASLLDEGTAAAEAMSMCNNIQKGKKKTFVIANNCHPQTIDICKTRAGGFDLKVVTADLKDFDYKSGDVCGVLVQYPGTEGEILDYGEFIKKAHANGVKVVMASDLLALTMLKPPGELGADIVVGSAQRFGVPMGYGGPHAAFLATSQEYKRMMPGRIIGVSVDSSGKPALRMAMQTREQHIRRDKATSNICTAQALLANMAAMYAVYHGPEGLKTIAQRVHGLAGTFALGLRRLGTVEVQGLPFFDTVKVSCADSHAVANAAEESEINLRVVDPKTVTVSFDETTTLEDVDKLFKVFACGKPVTFTAASLAPEVQNAIPSGLTRKSSFLTHPIFNMYHTEHELLRYIHRLQAKDLSLCHSMIPLGSCTMKLNATAEMMPVTWPTFADIHPFAPFEQAQGYQEMFKDLGELLCTITGFDSFSLQPNAGAAGEYAGLMVIRAYHMARGDHHRNVCIIPVSAHGTNPASAAMCGMKIVSVGTDAKGNINIEELRKAAEANKDNLSALMVTYPSTHGVYEEGIDEICKIIHDNGGQVYMDGANMNAQVGLTSPGWIGADVCHLNLHKTFCIPHGGGGPGMGPIGVKKHLAPFLPSHPVVPTGGIPAPDKLQPLGSISAAPWGSALILPISYTYIAMMGSKGLTDASKIAILNANYMAKRLEDHYPILFRGVNGTVAHEFIVDLRGFKVVFNVLNKIHTYIYVILIHTYILMYMYIYTHLYTYMHIYTYTHTHTHTHMDIYMYVYIYIYICVCVCMYVCMYLLGINTKFLDPIRNKNRETIHAKENNHTHKTIFTWFNNFAYVHGVAGISLLSGRKIQRVRRTMIFSLALKITA, from the exons ATGGAACGAGCTCGGCGGCTCGCCAACCGGGCAATCCTCAGACGTTTGGTTTCTGAGGCTAAGCAGACTCGCCAGAATAATGAATCTTTGGTGAATTCTTCGCCAGCATCGTATGCGGCTTCGAGGTATGTCTCTACACTGTCTCCTTCGGTTCATTTGGGAAAAAGTGGTAGATCAGATGTTTTAGTAGGGAGAAATGTGAAATACAATGGTGGTTTTGGTGTTGGGTCTCAAATTCGATCCATATCGGTTGAAGCATTGAAACCCAGTGATACTTTTCCCCGCCGCCATAATTCGTTAACCCCAGAAGAACAATCTAAAATGGCTGGATTTTGTGGGTTTGAGAGTCTTGATGCGCTTATTGATGCCACGGTGCCTAAATCAATTCGAATTGAGTCAATTAAGTTTCCTAAGTTTGATGAAGGATTGACAGAGACTCAAATGATTGAGCATATGAATAAACTAGCTTCTAAGAATAAGGTGTATAAGTCGTTTATTGGGATGGGATATTATAACACCTATGTTCCATATGTAGTTTTGAGGAATATTATGGAGAATCCAGCTTGGTATACCCAGTACACTCCGTACCAGGCTGAGATTTCGCAGGGTCGACTCGAGTCTCTGCTCAACTTTCAAACCATGATTACAGATCTTACTGGCCTGCCCATGTCCAACGCATCCTTACTTGATGAAGGCACTGCTGCCGCAGAGGCAATGTCCATGTGTAATAACATTCAAAAGGGGAAAAAGAAAACTTTTGTTATTGCCAACAACTGCCACCCACAGACAATTGATATATGTAAGACGAGAGCCGGAGGTTTTGATCTGAAAGTAGTTACTGCTGATCTTAAGGATTTTGATTACAAATCCGGTGATGTTTGTGGTGTCCTGGTTCAGTATCCGGGCACTGAGGGTGAGATATTGGATTATGGGGAGTTCATAAAGAAAGCTCATGCTAATGGGGTCAAGGTTGTAATGGCAAGTGATCTCTTGGCATTGACTATGTTGAAGCCTCCTGGTGAATTAGGAGCGGATATTGTTGTAGGCTCAGCTCAGAGATTTGGGGTTCCTATGGGGTATGGAGGCCCTCATGCTGCTTTCCTTGCCACCTCCCAAGAGTATAAGCGGATGATGCCAGGAAGAATTATCGGTGTCAGCGTTGATTCATCAGGAAAGCCTGCCCTGCGAATGGCAATGCAGACTAGAGAGCAACACATAAGGAGGGATAAGGCGACCAGCAACATCTGCACTGCTCAG GCATTACTTGCAAACATGGCTGCTATGTATGCTGTTTATCATGGACCCGAGGGCCTTAAAACCATAGCCCAGCGGGTCCATGGTCTTGCTGGAACATTTGCACTTGGACTGAGGAGACTTGGTACAGTGGAAGTTCAGGGCCTTCCCTTCTTTGACACTGTGAAAGTCAGTTGTGCTGATTCACATGCTGTTGCTAATGCTGCTGAGGAGAGTGAGATAAATTTGCGGGTTGTGGATCCAAAGACT GTTACCGTTTCATTTGATGAAACTACCACCCTAGAGGATGTGGACAAACTTTTCAAGGTTTTCGCATGTGGAAAGCCT GTCACATTTACTGCTGCATCCCTTGCACCAGAAGTACAGAATGCGATCCCATCTGGGTTGACAAGGAAGAGCTCATTTCTAACTCACCCAATCTTTAACAT GTACCATACAGAGCACGAATTGCTTAGATACATTCATAGGTTACAAGCAAAAGATCTTTCATTATGCCACAGCATGATTCCTCTGGGATCCTGTACCATGAAGTTAAATGCTACAGCAGAGATGATGCCAGTGACATGGCCTACATTTGCAGATATTCATCCTTTTGCCCCTTTTGAGCAAGCTCAGGGCTATCAG GAAATGTTTAAAGATTTAGGTGAACTACTATGCACCATCACTGGATTTGATTCGTTCTCTTTGCAACCCAATGCTGGTGCTGCTGGTGAATATGCTGGGCTGATGGTTATCCGAGCATATCATATG GCAAGAGGAGACCATCACCGCAATGTGTGCATAATTCCTGTTTCAGCGCATGGGACAAATCCTGCGAGTGCTGCTATGTGTGGAATGAAAATTGTTTCTGTTGGAACTGATGCTAAGGGAAACATTAACATTGAAGAGTTAAGAAAGGCTGCTGAAGCAAACAAGGACAACCTCTCTGCTCTTATG GTCACATATCCTTCCACTCATGGAGTCTATGAAGAAGGAATTGACGAGATATGCAAGATTATTCATGACAATGGTGGTCAAGTTTATATGGATGGAGCGAACATGAATGCACAG GTAGGTCTGACAAGCCCAGGCTGGATTGGTGCTGATGTTTGCCATCTCAATCTCCATAAGACATTTTGTATTCCACATGGTGGAGGTGGTCCTGGCATGGGTCCTATTGGTGTAAAGAAACACTTGGCACCATTTCTGCCATCACATCCTGTG GTACCCACCGGTGGTATACCAGCCCCAGACAAGCTTCAACCACTTGGTAGCATATCTGCTGCTCCATGGGGCTCTGCACTTATATTGCCgatatcatatacttatatagcAATGATGGGGTCTAAGGGACTCACAGATGCATCAAAGATAGCTATTTTGAATGCAAACTATATGGCCAAACGGTTGGAG GATCACTACCCCATTCTTTTCCGAGGTGTCAATGGAACAGTTGCCCATGAGTTCATTGTTGACTTAAGAGGCTTCAAGGTAGTTTTTAATGTACTTaataaaatacatacatatatatatgttatattaatacatacatatatacttatgtacatgtatatatacacacacttatatacatatatgcatatatatacatacacacacacacacacacacacacacatggatatatatatgtatgtatatatatatatatatatatgtgtgtgtgtatgtatgtatgtatgtatgtatttgttggGAATTAACACGAAATTCCTAGATCCTATaagaaacaaaaatagagaaacaATCCACGCCAAAGAAAACAATCatacgcacaagacaatatttacgtggttcaacaattttgcctacgttcacggagttgcagggatttcactattatcaggaagaaaaatacagagagtgcgcCGTACAATGattttctctcttgctctcaaaataaCGGCCtga